Below is a window of Colias croceus chromosome 15, ilColCroc2.1 DNA.
CAATGGCCGATGTTGATGGCAAAGTGCGTCGCCCATAGACATCCATAACATATGTTATGGGTGTTGCCTACCAAAAAAGTAGTGTGTATATTTGCTGAGTATATGTGCATGCAATATGTTTCTGCGTATAGTGTGcatgtctgtatgtatgtgtaaCTCACCAGCAGCTCCTTGCCGCTGTCGAAGTCGGCGCGCAGCTGCGTGCCGAGGTCCCCGTCGggtatcttgaggtcctcgcGCAGGTCGCCGTTGTCGGCCATCAGTGTGAGGTACCCGTCGTCCGATATGTCCGTCAGCTGGTAGTCCTCGCGCTTCACGTGCGGCACGTCCATGTTGTGCGTGGACGGGCATATGTCCTCGTATCTGGTTGATTgataaatccatactattattataaatgcgaaagtaactctgtctgtctgtctgttactcaatcacgcctaaactactgaaccaatttgcatgaaatttggtatggagatattttgatacccaagataccttttattgcgaaatatgtaccacgggcgaagccggggcggaccactagtaattaataaataattagattattGTTCTGTTTTTACTTGTATTCAAGGAATAATTAGGTAATCTTTCCGTGTTTTTGCTGAATTCATTAAATcttacttaataaatatttgtaagaatATGTGACGAGTATGTTTGTTGGGCCTTTCACAATCAATATACATTGTATAGTATTGTAGCTCTTTTTCCAGAatgacatattatgtacttaaatatttgcccgcatataaaaatgtttgataCAGTTTTTACTTTGAATAAGTGTCTATTTGCTAATCTGACGAAATGTGAAATATCTCAGGAACTTGGTTTATGGCACGTAGGAGTATATAAATAGAATTATCTGAAATCTCAGCAAAATTATCTGGAGaactgtatattaataattcatgAAATACTTTTGTGCTGTATTTTAGTGTGATAAAATGGTGTCACtatattactattataatatgtacttgatTTTTCcttctataattttaaaactacaatTTGAAAGCATATTTCAATGACACAAcactgtaaaataaacactatGTAGCTGACTGTGCTGACCTAGAACGGCTGTACTAAATAATTCAAGCAGCCAGACCAATTTCAGCTTATTGATTTTTCTACACTACTGCTGTTGGTTAAAGAACTTAAAAGATATTCATATTGGCTAAAGATGACTATAaatttcagtatttttttttttttggttttttataattactgtATTCCTGTTCGGTGATCTCACAATACAGTGGTATAGTGAGACGCATATTAGGAACTGGGTTTTTATTTCCGAGTACCCGCAGCACGGAAGCAATATGGGATTACGCCCGCGACTCTATGGGCtcgacattttaataaatatacttatgtTTAATCAATATGTCAAGAATTACAATATAACACTATGGATGAGATTAAGATAAGAGCATTATATCAATGGTTTAGtagtaattttatcaaaagatTAATATCAATCAAACAATTTATCGAAATTGCTAATCCAGGTGATTAACATTCTGGGATTGGAATTTATCATTCCAATCCTTAATTTGCAAAAATACTATTCTTACTAATCTTAATATATCACATCACTTCTTTTTTTAGACAGAAAATAATcctcaaaatattatatgtattagcTAAGTTTCGATATCAAATTTACAAAAGCAGATTCAATCACATTCCAGGAGGCTACATTTACAAATGCTTTGCAAGAGAAATGTAatgaatatttgtttaattatttttatattgatattgaTACAACAAGGTTACTTACTTCtttccattaaaaatatcaatgcCCACAAGGTGGACTTTGGCGTGACCGTGTTTGCCGGTCTTTGAGGTGGACATTTCTACGATCTTGCAGGGGCGTCCCTTGAGCATCACAAATCCGTTCTTGCGGAGGGCCGAGCATTGCATGGGGAAGGTGGCGGAGGCTCCGGAGTCTCCGGTCTCGAAGTGTGTGTCCTCAATGTCACCCATTGTGTGCGGATTAGTTTACGGTGAGGTGTGATCTGTAATTCAGAACGGATAGGTTTAGTTTCCTGTCCTTGTTATGTAGAAATAATACATATGAAGAAAATGCTGTGtcaatgatatttttatatgtttttctgGTTGAAATGTAACTGTTATAATAAAGCGTTGATTTCTGCTCTGTCTGCAattattatacactaaaaaagaaagaagaaacTTAAAATGATTAGAATACACACTAATCCACATAGCAAATAATTAAGAATGTAAGAAAATAATGTAAGAATGTTATGCCTAAAATCTAATGTAATTAAAGAGCATGTATTGTActgctttaaaattttactttctcATTTTTTGTGTTCAAGTTAAGAGTCATGACCTAGTAttgatcattaaaatttactttcaCCTATTCAGTATCAATTGTAACATTCATATGAACACTTACagatattgataaaaattatataaaaaatgtaaatagcaCACATTTTTTCCGAAATATGCAAGATTACTTTTCAAATTATTGAATCTAATAGTGTATTCCTGTTCGGTGATCTCAGAATACAGTGGTATAGTGAGACGCATATTAGGAACTGGGTTTTTATTTCCGAGTACCCGCAGCACGGAAGCAATATGGGATTACGCCCGCGACTCTATGGGCTCGacttattaattacttacttattaatgataaattatataaatatgtatttgtgaaTTCGCTATTAGCACCTTAATGTGATACaaagcattaaaataaatgcaattgCCGCTGTCCTTACACCCAATGAGTTATAACATATGGTACACTGAGATGTGACAGTGATAATAGACGAGTGTCTAAATAAAAGAACCTTGGCATTAACTATGGTCGACTCACTGTACAGTAATAAATTAGCACATACAGGTTGTTGAACTTTGGTTCAATGATCTGATTGATGATTTAGGCAAAAGTTAAGTTGcactttgtaaaattttatatcgtttttgaataaaacaatttgtGAACATTGATAATCCATATTGTATTGTGAATGTGAAAAGGCTGTTAGTTCCACATTCACGGCTAAACAACATTTGTTtagcttaaattttaaatgagaaACGCTCCTTTTTATGAGTAAGAGCTAAAATCTATCTAAAATAGAGCACAACTATGAGCTAATATATTAAGATTGACAACTATGGCCCTTAATTTATGGAAACATATGGTGCGATGAATCAATTCACTTTATAGGTAATTTTACGATAAGCCACTCATTGCTTTACCAACCTcctgtatattttaatcattaaaCAATTAACATGAAGATGGAAACAACACTTTAGTTAtcacaatattaatata
It encodes the following:
- the LOC123697888 gene encoding eukaryotic translation initiation factor 5A, with the protein product MGDIEDTHFETGDSGASATFPMQCSALRKNGFVMLKGRPCKIVEMSTSKTGKHGHAKVHLVGIDIFNGKKYEDICPSTHNMDVPHVKREDYQLTDISDDGYLTLMADNGDLREDLKIPDGDLGTQLRADFDSGKELLCTVLKSCGEECVIAVKANTALDK